The Megasphaera stantonii genome includes a window with the following:
- a CDS encoding phosphoglucomutase, which produces MAVHELAGTKVRKEDYIDLQAIAAAYANTHPDVSDPHQQVRFGTSGHRGQAGNGSFTADHVAAIAQAVCNFRKQFGAEGPLFVGEDTHYLSKLAYETVLGVLAANGVTAYVDSENDFVPTPSVSRAILRYNDCRSEKLADGLIITPSHNPPEHGGIKYNPITGGPAESDITKAIEAEANRLLAGHNAEVKSMSYEDAKNSQWVVPYDYKGLYVAELESIIDMDAIRGANLRIMVNALGGSGMNYWHKISEQYHIPIDFVNDTYDPQFTFMNYDHDGKVRMDCSSAYVMSAVTQSKDKYDLILANDPDYDRFGIVSGAQGMISANAYLTVASHYLMTHRNFAGRGIAKTVVTTDMLARSAAMLGIPCYEVPVGFKYFGSLYTEGKIAFSGEESAGGSFVAKDGSVWTTDKDGMIMCLLAAEIKAVTGKSPIDYYNDLCEKLGRPYTMRSDAPATLEEKDQISSLTESDVTEKTLCGSEIKAVLSKSPYGDFAIGGVKIATDDGWVAARPSGTEDLYKLYAESFVSQEQAAALLEEGKALISKALAK; this is translated from the coding sequence ATGGCAGTACATGAATTAGCAGGAACGAAAGTAAGAAAAGAGGATTATATTGATTTGCAGGCTATTGCGGCGGCCTATGCCAATACTCATCCTGACGTAAGCGATCCGCATCAGCAGGTGCGCTTTGGCACGTCGGGCCATCGCGGACAGGCTGGAAACGGCAGCTTTACGGCCGACCACGTCGCGGCTATTGCCCAGGCTGTCTGCAACTTCCGCAAGCAGTTCGGCGCAGAAGGCCCCTTGTTCGTCGGTGAAGATACCCACTATTTGTCCAAGCTGGCCTATGAAACGGTCTTGGGCGTATTGGCGGCTAACGGCGTTACGGCTTATGTAGACAGCGAAAATGACTTTGTGCCGACGCCGTCCGTATCGCGGGCCATTCTCCGCTACAATGACTGCCGCAGCGAAAAGCTGGCCGACGGCTTGATCATTACGCCGTCCCATAATCCTCCCGAACACGGCGGTATCAAGTACAACCCGATTACCGGCGGCCCGGCAGAATCGGATATTACCAAGGCGATTGAAGCGGAAGCAAACCGCCTGCTGGCCGGCCATAACGCCGAAGTCAAGAGCATGTCCTATGAAGACGCGAAGAACAGCCAGTGGGTCGTGCCGTACGACTACAAGGGACTGTATGTGGCAGAACTTGAATCCATTATCGATATGGACGCTATCCGCGGCGCGAACCTGCGCATTATGGTCAACGCTCTGGGCGGCTCGGGCATGAATTACTGGCACAAGATTTCGGAACAGTATCATATTCCCATCGACTTCGTCAATGATACGTACGATCCGCAGTTTACCTTCATGAATTACGACCATGACGGCAAGGTCCGCATGGACTGCTCGTCGGCATACGTCATGTCGGCCGTTACGCAGAGCAAGGACAAATACGACCTGATTTTAGCCAACGACCCGGACTACGACCGTTTCGGCATCGTTTCCGGCGCGCAGGGCATGATTTCGGCCAACGCTTACCTGACGGTGGCGTCCCACTATCTGATGACTCACCGCAACTTTGCCGGACGGGGTATCGCCAAGACCGTTGTCACGACGGATATGCTGGCCCGCTCGGCGGCTATGCTCGGTATTCCCTGCTACGAAGTGCCCGTCGGCTTTAAATATTTCGGCTCCTTGTACACGGAAGGTAAAATCGCCTTTTCCGGCGAAGAAAGCGCCGGCGGCTCCTTTGTCGCGAAAGACGGCAGCGTCTGGACGACGGATAAAGACGGCATGATCATGTGCCTCTTAGCTGCGGAAATCAAGGCCGTTACGGGCAAATCGCCTATCGACTACTACAATGATTTGTGCGAAAAGCTGGGCCGTCCGTACACGATGCGCAGCGATGCGCCGGCGACGCTGGAAGAAAAGGATCAGATCAGCTCCCTGACGGAAAGCGACGTTACGGAAAAGACCCTGTGCGGCAGTGAAATCAAGGCGGTGCTGTCCAAGTCCCCATACGGCGACTTCGCTATCGGCGGCGTCAAGATCGCGACCGACGACGGCTGGGTAGCGGCGCGCCCGTCCGGTACGGAAGATCTGTACAAGCTGTATGCAGAAAGCTTCGTATCCCAGGAACAGGCGGCGGCGCTGCTGGAAGAAGGCAAGGCGCTGATTTCCAAGGCTTTGGCTAAATAA
- a CDS encoding GatB/YqeY domain-containing protein encodes MSLKEQLLQDMKDAMKAKEAGKTALSVIRMVRSAIRNTEIDGKCELDDAGVGAVIAKEMKQRKESLADFEKAGRADLVEQVKAEMAVLEKYMPKQLSEDEIRKIVTDIVAGNDGMKMGDVMKAVMPHVKGKADGKVVSAIVKEILQHN; translated from the coding sequence ATGTCTCTAAAGGAACAACTGCTTCAGGACATGAAAGACGCAATGAAAGCGAAAGAAGCAGGAAAGACGGCGTTATCGGTGATCCGCATGGTCCGCTCGGCTATCCGCAATACGGAAATCGACGGTAAATGCGAATTAGACGACGCTGGCGTCGGAGCAGTCATTGCGAAAGAAATGAAACAGCGCAAAGAATCGTTGGCAGATTTTGAAAAGGCCGGCCGCGCCGATCTGGTAGAACAGGTAAAGGCAGAAATGGCCGTCCTGGAAAAGTATATGCCCAAGCAGCTTTCGGAAGATGAAATCCGGAAGATCGTGACGGACATCGTCGCCGGAAACGACGGCATGAAGATGGGCGATGTCATGAAGGCGGTTATGCCGCATGTAAAGGGCAAGGCCGACGGAAAAGTTGTTTCAGCTATTGTCAAAGAAATTTTACAACATAATTAG
- the rpsU gene encoding 30S ribosomal protein S21: MAEIKVGKNETLDSALRRFKRSCQKAGVLSEVRKREHYEKPSVRRKKKSEAARKRKYRA, from the coding sequence ATGGCAGAAATCAAAGTAGGTAAAAACGAAACGTTGGACAGCGCACTTCGCCGCTTCAAGCGTTCTTGCCAAAAGGCAGGTGTTCTCTCCGAAGTACGGAAACGCGAACACTATGAAAAACCGAGTGTACGGAGAAAGAAAAAATCCGAAGCAGCACGTAAACGGAAATACAGAGCATAA
- a CDS encoding ACT domain-containing protein, which translates to MKVVITVVGVDRTGIIATVSQVMAEHQINIMTINQVILDGIFNMAMIVDMEQSTVDLEGLQAILREKGDALGVEIRAQNQAIFDAMHQVG; encoded by the coding sequence ATGAAAGTTGTTATCACCGTAGTCGGAGTAGACCGGACTGGCATTATCGCTACAGTAAGCCAGGTCATGGCAGAACACCAGATTAATATTATGACGATAAATCAGGTCATTTTGGACGGTATTTTCAATATGGCGATGATCGTAGACATGGAGCAGTCGACCGTCGATTTGGAAGGCCTTCAGGCTATCCTGCGGGAAAAGGGCGACGCCCTGGGCGTAGAAATCCGGGCGCAGAACCAGGCCATTTTCGATGCGATGCATCAAGTAGGATAA
- a CDS encoding glutamine synthetase: MVKDDLVYVIPAGQYGKEGVLALLEQHPEIKFVSLVGVDLAGNDTDEKIPISVFFDDYEKFFNGTAVQTDGSSVVLPGIATLSDARVDMKADPSVNWFVDYNDGNIDPATGRPVGTLRIPSFLCHATGYIDSRSILRNTTDYVGEQILALIKKYGIKGLSVNPDDIEKIVFTTATELEFWVKTPSQDVETRLLSASQKLQEQYWQRTHGVVRTALEQTVERLEKYGLNPEMGHKEVGGIKAQIDDSGKLIFVLEQIEVDWKFTNDPVQTADNEIQARIIVREVFRENGLEVTFQAKPIQGVAGSGEHTHFGLGAILKSGKFVNLFNPDDMNEEFMSSLGYGAIMGILKHYEVMNPFVSATTDSLNRLKPGFEAPVCIVTSLGGETPDVPTRNRSVLIGLIRSVDSPNGTRFELRAPNPFTNTYIAIAMGYLSALDGIKYALSSGKTPAELLAELSKKPGEAADYLEKDRAYRSEVDVFEEFTAAERDAMFGKAPRTVWENFKALELHPEKLDTLACPAFEKRIMESFKLGALNRWALELQFRIIPDNLSKVISAKPLHMEADTNPLEAERWTKINALRTELGRDTDKSLSIFSKIKKALAANDYDAASDLMVVMNDKMDELTDLYYEYSHNAF; this comes from the coding sequence ATGGTAAAAGATGATTTGGTATACGTAATTCCGGCAGGGCAGTATGGCAAGGAAGGCGTGCTGGCGTTATTGGAACAGCACCCGGAAATTAAGTTCGTATCTCTCGTCGGTGTCGATCTGGCCGGCAACGATACGGATGAAAAGATTCCTATTTCCGTATTTTTCGACGATTATGAAAAATTCTTCAACGGCACGGCTGTGCAGACTGATGGTTCTTCTGTCGTACTTCCCGGGATTGCTACATTGTCGGACGCTCGCGTCGATATGAAAGCAGATCCTAGCGTCAACTGGTTCGTAGACTACAACGACGGTAATATCGACCCGGCTACGGGCCGTCCTGTAGGCACACTGCGTATTCCGAGCTTTTTGTGCCATGCGACGGGCTACATCGATTCCCGTTCGATTCTCCGCAATACGACGGATTATGTTGGCGAACAGATATTAGCGCTGATTAAAAAATACGGGATTAAAGGCTTGTCTGTCAACCCCGACGACATCGAAAAAATCGTATTCACGACAGCGACGGAATTGGAATTCTGGGTCAAGACACCGAGCCAGGACGTAGAAACGCGCCTCCTTTCGGCTTCTCAGAAATTGCAGGAACAGTACTGGCAGCGCACGCACGGCGTCGTCCGCACGGCCTTGGAACAGACTGTCGAACGTCTTGAAAAATACGGCCTCAATCCTGAAATGGGCCATAAGGAAGTCGGCGGCATTAAAGCTCAGATTGACGATTCGGGCAAATTGATTTTCGTATTGGAACAGATCGAAGTCGACTGGAAATTTACCAACGATCCCGTACAGACGGCGGACAACGAAATCCAAGCCCGCATCATCGTCCGCGAAGTATTCCGCGAAAACGGTCTCGAAGTTACCTTCCAGGCCAAACCGATTCAGGGTGTTGCCGGCTCCGGCGAACACACCCACTTCGGATTGGGCGCTATCTTAAAGAGCGGCAAATTCGTCAACCTGTTCAACCCCGACGATATGAATGAAGAATTTATGTCGTCCCTCGGCTACGGCGCTATCATGGGCATACTGAAGCACTATGAAGTCATGAATCCCTTCGTTTCGGCGACGACGGACTCGCTGAACCGCTTGAAACCGGGCTTTGAAGCGCCGGTCTGCATCGTAACGTCCCTGGGCGGCGAAACGCCGGACGTTCCGACCCGTAATCGTTCCGTCCTGATCGGCTTAATCCGCAGCGTTGACAGCCCGAACGGAACCCGCTTCGAGCTGCGCGCTCCCAACCCCTTTACCAACACGTATATCGCCATCGCCATGGGCTACCTCAGCGCTCTCGACGGCATTAAGTACGCCCTTTCCAGCGGCAAGACGCCGGCCGAATTGCTGGCTGAGCTGTCTAAGAAACCGGGCGAAGCCGCCGATTATCTGGAAAAAGACCGGGCATATCGCTCTGAAGTCGACGTATTTGAAGAATTCACGGCAGCGGAACGGGACGCCATGTTCGGTAAAGCTCCGCGCACCGTATGGGAAAACTTCAAAGCTCTCGAACTCCATCCGGAAAAATTGGATACTTTGGCCTGCCCGGCTTTTGAAAAGCGCATCATGGAATCGTTTAAATTGGGCGCCCTGAATCGCTGGGCCTTGGAACTGCAGTTCCGTATTATCCCCGACAACTTGTCCAAGGTCATTTCGGCAAAACCGCTGCACATGGAAGCCGATACCAATCCGCTGGAAGCCGAACGGTGGACGAAGATCAACGCCCTCCGCACGGAATTAGGCCGCGATACGGATAAGAGCTTGTCCATCTTCTCCAAGATTAAAAAGGCCTTGGCCGCTAACGACTACGACGCCGCTTCGGACCTCATGGTCGTCATGAATGACAAGATGGATGAACTGACCGATTTGTATTATGAATACTCTCACAACGCATTTTAA
- the hemW gene encoding radical SAM family heme chaperone HemW, producing the protein MIGLYVHVPFCVKKCRYCDFPSYSGVESYIDAYVDAVCREISLFPRGEQADTVYFGGGTPSLLRAGQIGSIMKCIEAHFDIAADAEITVEANPDSVSCQYVRELAALGINRMSLGIQSFDDGMLRFLGRVHTADEGKRAVQAVWDGGVRNISIDLMYGLPGQTEEMVRADMEVLASLPVCHASIYSLIVEEHTPLWDDLRKGRCLLPNDEEIEQMGQAVHRAMHRLGFSHYEISSYAKDGCLSRHNCKYWQYEPYVGFGPSAHSFYHDERWANIANIPLYIRKAGREDAAAERVVIDRNRAVEDYCFLALRMRKGIDYADFRQRFGCSVEDEFADVLHRLLAQKMLEATPAGCRMTALGRDYGNYVFSQFIRE; encoded by the coding sequence ATGATCGGCCTATACGTGCACGTCCCGTTTTGCGTCAAAAAATGCCGGTACTGCGACTTTCCGTCGTACAGCGGCGTCGAATCGTATATCGACGCCTACGTCGACGCCGTATGCCGCGAAATCAGCCTGTTTCCCCGCGGGGAGCAGGCTGATACTGTTTATTTCGGAGGCGGTACGCCGTCGCTGCTGCGGGCCGGCCAAATCGGCTCCATCATGAAATGCATCGAGGCGCATTTTGACATTGCCGCTGATGCGGAAATTACAGTGGAGGCGAATCCGGACAGCGTGAGCTGCCAGTACGTCCGCGAGCTGGCGGCTCTTGGCATCAACCGCATGAGTCTCGGCATTCAGTCCTTCGACGATGGCATGCTGCGCTTTCTCGGACGGGTTCACACGGCAGACGAGGGAAAACGAGCTGTGCAGGCCGTTTGGGACGGCGGCGTCAGAAATATTTCCATCGACCTCATGTACGGCCTGCCGGGGCAGACGGAAGAGATGGTCCGCGCCGATATGGAAGTGCTGGCGTCCTTGCCCGTATGCCACGCGTCCATATACAGCCTTATCGTAGAAGAGCATACGCCCTTGTGGGATGATTTGCGCAAAGGCCGCTGCCTTCTTCCGAACGACGAGGAGATAGAACAAATGGGGCAGGCCGTTCATCGGGCTATGCACCGGCTGGGCTTTTCGCACTATGAAATTTCCAGCTATGCCAAGGACGGCTGTTTGTCCCGGCACAACTGCAAGTATTGGCAGTACGAACCGTACGTCGGCTTCGGGCCGTCGGCTCATTCCTTTTATCATGACGAACGCTGGGCTAATATTGCGAATATTCCCCTGTATATCCGCAAGGCCGGCAGGGAAGACGCGGCGGCGGAACGCGTTGTCATTGACCGAAACCGAGCCGTCGAGGACTATTGTTTTTTAGCCCTGCGCATGCGCAAAGGCATTGACTACGCCGATTTTCGGCAGCGCTTCGGCTGTTCTGTAGAAGACGAGTTTGCCGACGTGCTGCATCGTCTTCTGGCACAGAAAATGTTGGAGGCAACGCCGGCCGGCTGCCGCATGACTGCCTTGGGCCGGGATTATGGGAATTACGTATTCAGTCAATTTATTCGCGAGTAG
- a CDS encoding exodeoxyribonuclease III produces MKCISWNVNGLRAVMKKGFMDVFSALDADIFCLQETKLQEGQIDLDLPGYEQYWNYADRKGYSGTAIFTKRKPLSCSYGMGIDEHDHEGRLITLEFDDIYFVTCYTPNSQSELARLDYRMTWEDDFRRYLVELNKTKPVVLCGDLNVAHEEIDLKNPKTNRKNAGFSDEERQKMTELLAAGFTDTWRYFYPDKEGVYSWWSYRFKARQNNAGWRIDYFITSKDLDSRLEQAEIYTDITGSDHCPVGLVLK; encoded by the coding sequence ATGAAATGCATTTCCTGGAATGTAAACGGCCTGCGCGCCGTAATGAAAAAAGGATTTATGGATGTTTTTTCCGCTCTGGACGCCGATATTTTCTGCCTGCAGGAAACAAAGCTCCAGGAAGGTCAAATTGATCTGGACTTGCCCGGCTACGAGCAATATTGGAACTACGCCGACCGGAAGGGCTACAGCGGCACGGCCATCTTTACGAAACGCAAGCCCCTGTCCTGCTCGTACGGCATGGGCATCGACGAACACGACCATGAAGGCCGCCTGATTACGCTGGAATTCGATGACATATACTTCGTCACCTGCTACACCCCCAACAGTCAGTCGGAACTAGCCCGTCTCGACTACCGCATGACCTGGGAAGACGATTTTCGCCGCTATCTCGTCGAGCTCAACAAAACCAAGCCTGTCGTGCTGTGCGGCGACCTGAACGTGGCCCACGAAGAAATCGACTTAAAAAATCCCAAGACCAACCGCAAAAACGCCGGCTTTTCCGACGAAGAACGGCAGAAGATGACAGAACTGCTGGCCGCCGGATTTACAGACACGTGGCGCTATTTCTATCCTGACAAAGAAGGCGTGTACTCCTGGTGGAGCTATCGCTTCAAAGCCCGTCAGAACAACGCCGGATGGCGCATTGACTATTTCATCACGTCCAAAGATTTGGACAGCCGGTTAGAACAAGCCGAAATCTACACCGACATCACAGGCAGCGACCACTGCCCAGTCGGATTAGTGCTGAAGTAA
- the lepA gene encoding translation elongation factor 4, with amino-acid sequence MATKYIRNFSIIAHIDHGKSTLADRLLERTGTVSQREMEDQLLDTMDLERERGITIKAQSARLMYDAKDGHQYTLNLIDTPGHVDFNYEVSRSLAACEGALLIVDATQGVEAQTLANVYLALEHDLEIIPIINKIDLPSADPDRVRKEIEDLIGLDASEAILVSAKTGVGIDDVLEAIVKHVPEPADAPDKPLRALIFDSHFDPYKGAIANIRIMEGSVKPGDRIRMMASGKEFEVIETGVFLPQMYPVPSLECGSVGYLAASMKNVRDCRVGDTVTLADNPASEALPGYRKAVPMVYCGLYPVETNDYDNLRDALEKLHLNDAALLFEPETSTALGFGFRCGFLGLLHMDVVRERLEREYGLTLITTAPSVIYHVYCTDGTMVEVDNPALMPDMTKIDHIEEPFVKTTIIIPKEMVGTVMEISQNRRGQYETMDYLDETRVSLVYNLPLCEILYDYFDVLKSATRGYASLDYELNGYQSSPMVKMDILINGEVVDALSVIVHREFAARRGRALVEKLRSLIPRQLFQIPIQAALGNKIIARENVAALRKDVLAKCYGGDITRKRKLLEKQKEGKKRMKQFGTVEIPQEAFMAVLQVDDK; translated from the coding sequence GTGGCGACAAAATATATTCGCAATTTTTCAATTATTGCCCATATAGACCATGGGAAATCGACGCTGGCCGACCGGCTGCTGGAACGGACAGGAACCGTTTCGCAGCGTGAAATGGAAGATCAGCTGCTCGATACGATGGATTTGGAACGTGAACGAGGCATTACCATCAAAGCCCAGTCGGCGCGTCTCATGTACGATGCGAAAGACGGTCATCAGTACACGCTGAACTTGATCGACACGCCGGGCCATGTCGACTTCAACTACGAAGTATCCCGCAGCCTGGCGGCCTGCGAGGGGGCGCTGCTCATCGTCGACGCAACGCAGGGCGTAGAAGCGCAGACATTGGCAAACGTGTACTTGGCCTTGGAACATGATTTGGAAATCATTCCTATCATCAATAAAATTGACTTGCCCAGCGCCGATCCCGACCGGGTGCGTAAGGAAATTGAAGACCTCATCGGGCTGGACGCGTCGGAAGCTATACTGGTCAGCGCGAAGACCGGCGTCGGCATAGACGACGTGCTCGAAGCGATCGTAAAGCACGTTCCCGAGCCGGCTGACGCTCCCGACAAACCGTTGCGGGCTCTTATTTTCGACTCCCATTTCGACCCGTACAAAGGGGCTATTGCCAACATCCGCATCATGGAAGGCAGCGTCAAGCCTGGCGACCGCATCCGCATGATGGCTTCAGGCAAGGAGTTCGAAGTCATCGAAACGGGCGTTTTCCTGCCGCAGATGTATCCCGTGCCGTCGCTGGAATGCGGCAGCGTAGGCTATTTAGCTGCCAGCATGAAGAACGTTCGCGACTGCCGCGTCGGCGATACGGTGACGCTGGCCGATAATCCGGCGTCGGAAGCCCTGCCGGGCTACCGCAAAGCCGTGCCGATGGTATACTGCGGCTTATATCCCGTTGAAACGAACGATTACGATAACCTGCGCGACGCCCTGGAAAAGCTTCACCTCAACGATGCGGCCCTGTTATTTGAACCGGAGACGTCGACGGCCTTGGGCTTTGGTTTCCGCTGCGGCTTTCTGGGCCTGCTGCACATGGACGTCGTCCGCGAACGATTGGAGCGGGAATACGGCCTGACGCTGATTACGACGGCTCCGTCTGTTATTTACCACGTGTACTGCACGGACGGCACGATGGTTGAGGTAGACAACCCGGCTCTCATGCCGGATATGACGAAAATCGATCATATCGAAGAACCCTTCGTCAAGACGACGATTATCATTCCGAAGGAAATGGTCGGCACGGTCATGGAAATTTCCCAAAATCGCCGCGGCCAGTATGAGACGATGGATTATCTCGATGAAACGAGAGTTTCTCTTGTATATAATCTTCCGTTGTGTGAAATATTATACGACTATTTCGATGTTTTGAAATCGGCGACGCGAGGGTATGCGTCTCTTGATTACGAGCTCAACGGGTATCAGTCCTCGCCTATGGTGAAGATGGATATCCTCATCAACGGCGAAGTCGTCGACGCCCTGAGCGTCATCGTACATCGCGAATTTGCCGCCCGCCGCGGCCGGGCTCTTGTCGAAAAGCTGCGCAGCCTCATTCCGCGCCAGCTGTTCCAGATCCCCATTCAGGCCGCGCTGGGCAACAAGATTATTGCCCGGGAAAACGTCGCGGCCCTGCGCAAGGACGTATTGGCCAAGTGCTACGGCGGCGATATTACGCGTAAGCGCAAGCTGCTGGAAAAGCAGAAAGAAGGGAAGAAGCGCATGAAGCAGTTCGGCACCGTCGAAATTCCTCAGGAAGCTTTCATGGCCGTCCTGCAGGTAGACGACAAATGA
- a CDS encoding PFL family protein, with protein MLTIHDVLETNQMIQKNNLDVRTITMGISLLDCCSSDGKVLCRNIYDKITSYGENLVKTGEDIAREYGVPIINKRVAVTPISLVAGASDLTNYVEIARTLDKAAKEIGIDFIGGFSALVERGFTDGDRRLIDSIAESLACTDLVCSSVAVGSTKAGLNMDAIAEMGRVFKDLAERTKDKDALGCAKLVVFSNAVEDNPFMAGAFHGVTNGDCCVSVGVSGPGVVKRALENVKGEPFDVVAETIKKTAFKITRVGQLVAMEASKRLNVPFGIIDLSLAPTPAVGDSVADILEEMGLESCGACGTTAALALLNDAVKKGGLMASSRVGGLSGAFIPVSEDKGMLEAVGRGSLTLEKLEAMTCVCSVGLDMIAIPGDTSAATISAIIADEAAIGMINNKTTAVRVIPVPGKDVGDTVEFGGLLGYCPIINVNKYKSDAFIARGGRIPAPMRSLTN; from the coding sequence ATGCTGACAATCCATGACGTATTAGAAACGAATCAAATGATACAGAAGAATAATCTGGACGTCCGTACGATTACGATGGGGATTAGTCTTCTTGACTGCTGTTCCAGCGACGGCAAGGTATTATGCCGCAATATTTACGATAAAATCACGTCGTACGGCGAGAACCTCGTCAAGACGGGCGAAGACATTGCCCGCGAATACGGCGTGCCGATCATTAACAAGCGCGTAGCCGTTACGCCTATCAGCCTGGTAGCCGGAGCCAGCGATTTGACGAATTACGTTGAAATCGCCAGAACGCTCGACAAGGCGGCGAAGGAAATCGGTATCGACTTCATCGGCGGTTTTTCCGCGCTGGTGGAACGGGGCTTTACGGACGGCGACCGCCGTCTCATCGACTCCATCGCCGAAAGCCTGGCCTGCACCGATTTGGTATGCAGCTCCGTTGCCGTCGGCTCGACGAAAGCCGGCCTCAACATGGATGCCATCGCTGAAATGGGCCGGGTATTCAAGGATTTGGCCGAACGGACGAAGGATAAGGATGCCTTAGGCTGCGCGAAATTGGTTGTATTTTCCAACGCCGTTGAAGACAACCCCTTCATGGCCGGCGCCTTCCACGGCGTGACGAACGGCGACTGCTGTGTCAGCGTCGGCGTCAGCGGACCGGGCGTCGTCAAACGGGCATTGGAAAATGTCAAGGGCGAACCTTTCGATGTCGTTGCCGAAACGATCAAGAAGACGGCCTTCAAGATTACCCGCGTAGGGCAGCTCGTCGCCATGGAAGCGTCGAAGCGGCTCAACGTTCCCTTCGGCATCATCGACCTGTCCTTAGCTCCTACGCCGGCTGTCGGCGACAGCGTAGCCGACATTTTGGAAGAAATGGGTCTTGAAAGCTGCGGCGCCTGCGGTACGACGGCGGCTCTGGCTTTGCTGAACGACGCGGTGAAAAAGGGCGGCCTCATGGCTTCGTCCCGCGTCGGCGGCTTGTCGGGCGCGTTTATTCCTGTCAGCGAAGACAAGGGGATGCTGGAAGCCGTCGGCAGAGGCAGCCTGACCTTGGAAAAACTGGAAGCTATGACCTGCGTGTGCTCCGTCGGCCTCGACATGATCGCCATTCCCGGCGATACGTCGGCGGCGACGATTTCCGCTATTATTGCCGATGAAGCGGCTATCGGCATGATTAACAACAAGACGACAGCCGTCCGCGTCATTCCCGTTCCGGGCAAAGACGTCGGCGATACGGTTGAATTCGGCGGCCTTCTTGGCTACTGCCCGATTATCAACGTAAATAAATACAAGTCGGACGCATTTATCGCCCGCGGCGGACGCATCCCTGCACCGATGCGCAGTCTGACAAACTAA
- the mnmA gene encoding tRNA 2-thiouridine(34) synthase MnmA — MQKRVAVAMSGGVDSSVTAALLKRKGYDVIGITMRLWDGEAAEKSAADAKAVADILGIPHDTLDFSDTFRRDVVEYFIDAYGRGKTPNPCVACNRCVKFGRLWDEARRRGADLLATGHYARTAYDAERGVYTLLRGSDRRKDQSYVLYQLTQDLLPHVLFPMADFEKSDTRAMAQEWGLPVFNKPESQDICFIPDNDYKGFLRRERAGMFKAGNFVDADGRVVGRHEGIPAYTIGQRRGLNLGGPGGPYYVTALDVARNQVVVGSNDDLFSAEVRAEGVSWVEGEPEGRFRALGKIRYAAKESSCTVQLEEHGRICVTFDQPQRAVTAGQALVLYDAETGDRVLGGGIIM, encoded by the coding sequence ATGCAGAAACGAGTTGCCGTTGCCATGAGCGGCGGCGTGGACAGTTCCGTTACAGCGGCGCTGCTGAAACGAAAGGGATATGATGTCATCGGCATTACGATGCGCTTGTGGGATGGCGAAGCGGCGGAAAAAAGCGCCGCCGATGCCAAGGCTGTAGCCGATATATTGGGAATTCCCCATGACACGCTGGACTTTAGCGACACCTTCCGGCGCGATGTCGTAGAATATTTTATCGACGCTTACGGTCGGGGAAAGACGCCCAATCCCTGCGTTGCCTGCAATCGGTGCGTTAAATTTGGCCGGCTGTGGGACGAAGCGCGCCGTCGAGGCGCCGACCTGCTGGCGACGGGGCATTATGCCCGCACGGCCTACGATGCGGAACGGGGCGTGTATACGCTGCTTCGCGGTTCAGACCGGCGCAAGGATCAATCGTACGTGCTGTATCAGCTGACGCAGGATCTGCTTCCCCACGTCTTGTTCCCTATGGCTGATTTTGAAAAAAGCGATACGCGGGCGATGGCGCAGGAATGGGGGTTGCCCGTGTTTAATAAACCGGAGAGCCAGGATATTTGCTTTATTCCCGATAATGACTACAAGGGATTTCTGCGCCGGGAACGGGCCGGCATGTTTAAGGCCGGAAATTTTGTCGATGCAGACGGCCGAGTCGTCGGCCGGCACGAAGGCATTCCGGCGTATACAATTGGCCAGCGCCGCGGCTTGAATTTGGGCGGTCCCGGCGGGCCGTATTACGTTACGGCACTGGATGTGGCTCGTAACCAGGTCGTCGTCGGTTCGAACGACGATTTATTTTCTGCAGAGGTACGGGCCGAAGGCGTATCGTGGGTAGAAGGAGAGCCTGAAGGACGCTTCCGCGCTTTGGGAAAAATACGCTATGCCGCCAAGGAATCGTCCTGCACGGTCCAACTGGAAGAACATGGCCGTATCTGCGTTACCTTCGACCAGCCCCAGCGGGCGGTCACGGCGGGACAGGCACTGGTCCTGTACGACGCCGAGACGGGCGACCGCGTTTTAGGCGGCGGCATCATTATGTAA